Proteins from a single region of Desulfosalsimonas propionicica:
- the cimA gene encoding citramalate synthase — MKSIRLYDTTLRDGTQGEKISFTAQDKLKVARKLDDMGIHYIEGGWPGASAKDFDFFQLAAKETFQHARIAAFCATHKHGSTPEDDRQLNVVLESGAPVGTIVGKTWDLHVTKILGIPLEANLEMIENSVAYLKKNGLEVHYDAEHFFDGYKENPEYAARTIRAAVAGGADAICLCDTNGGALPHEIEEITTAIREVIDSCTDRPIHIGIHTHNDSNLAVANSIVAVRAGATIVQGTINGYGERCGNADLTSIIPILQLKMGYACISEENLAKLQKVSLYVSETANMTPVNSRPFVGKSAFTHKGGLHVDAIMKEPRSYEHITPELVGNRRRVLISDMAGKGNIRYKARELGFPVDENGYDYAEIVNTVKRLEQEGYQYDVADGSLRILMEKLTDQFQPCFELESFRVTVEKEKDRPCRSHAMIKINVEGIEEITAAEGHGPVSALDNSLRKALNNVYRNVLDPVHLVDFKVRVLDGRDGTGAKVRVLIESRDEETIWSTIGVSEDIIEASWQALADSFQYKLARITNGNNQSVQEQGK; from the coding sequence ATGAAATCCATACGGCTTTATGACACCACCCTGAGAGACGGCACCCAGGGAGAAAAAATCAGTTTCACGGCCCAGGACAAGCTCAAGGTCGCCCGCAAACTCGATGACATGGGCATCCATTACATCGAGGGCGGGTGGCCCGGGGCGTCTGCCAAGGACTTTGATTTTTTCCAACTGGCGGCCAAAGAGACATTTCAGCATGCCCGGATAGCGGCATTTTGCGCCACGCACAAGCACGGCAGCACGCCTGAAGACGACCGGCAGCTCAATGTGGTCCTTGAAAGCGGCGCACCGGTGGGCACCATTGTGGGCAAAACCTGGGATCTGCATGTCACAAAGATCCTGGGCATTCCCCTGGAAGCCAACCTGGAAATGATTGAAAACTCCGTGGCCTATTTGAAAAAAAACGGCCTGGAAGTGCACTACGATGCCGAGCACTTTTTTGACGGGTACAAGGAAAACCCGGAGTACGCCGCCCGCACCATCAGGGCAGCCGTGGCCGGAGGTGCGGATGCCATCTGCCTGTGCGACACCAACGGCGGGGCCCTGCCCCATGAGATCGAGGAGATCACCACGGCCATCAGGGAAGTGATCGACAGCTGCACTGACCGGCCCATTCATATTGGAATTCACACCCACAACGATTCAAACCTTGCCGTGGCCAACTCCATTGTCGCGGTTCGCGCCGGGGCCACAATCGTTCAGGGGACCATCAACGGTTACGGGGAGCGGTGCGGCAATGCGGATCTGACTTCGATTATCCCGATTCTTCAGCTAAAAATGGGCTATGCCTGCATTTCCGAGGAAAACCTGGCAAAGCTTCAGAAAGTGTCGCTGTATGTGAGTGAGACCGCCAACATGACGCCCGTCAACAGCCGTCCCTTTGTGGGTAAAAGCGCTTTTACCCACAAGGGCGGGCTGCATGTGGACGCCATCATGAAAGAGCCCCGGTCCTATGAACACATCACCCCGGAGCTTGTGGGCAACCGCCGCAGGGTGCTGATCTCTGACATGGCTGGCAAGGGCAATATCCGCTACAAGGCCCGGGAACTGGGCTTTCCGGTGGATGAAAACGGATATGACTATGCAGAAATCGTCAACACCGTCAAGCGCCTGGAGCAGGAGGGCTATCAATACGACGTGGCTGACGGATCCCTTCGCATTCTCATGGAAAAGCTCACGGACCAGTTTCAGCCGTGCTTTGAGCTCGAATCCTTCCGGGTGACCGTGGAAAAGGAAAAAGACCGGCCGTGCCGGTCCCATGCCATGATCAAGATCAACGTGGAGGGAATCGAGGAGATCACCGCCGCAGAAGGCCACGGCCCGGTTTCCGCCCTGGACAATTCCCTGCGCAAAGCATTAAACAATGTCTACCGCAATGTGCTCGACCCGGTCCATCTCGTGGATTTCAAGGTCCGGGTGTTAGACGGCAGAGACGGCACCGGCGCCAAGGTCCGGGTGCTGATCGAATCCCGGGATGAAGAGACCATCTGGAGCACCATCGGAGTATCCGAAGACATTATCGAGGCAAGCTGGCAGGCCCTGGCAGACAGCTTCCAGTACAAACTGGCGCGGATCACCAACGGCAACAACCAGAGCGTGCAGGAGCAAGGGAAATGA
- a CDS encoding 2-isopropylmalate synthase, translating into MKEKVYILDTTLRDGEQSPGASMNTAEKVRLATQLEKLGVDAIEAGFPAASEGDFEAVAEVARKVSNSEIVALARASVHDIDRAWKAVGHAAKPRIHTFLATSDIHMQYKLNMSRDEVLKSAVDAVKYACSFTDNVEFSAEDGSRSDPDFLCQVFEAVINAGAKVINLPDTVGYAVPHEFGELVAYVRKNTPGIDKVILSVHCHNDLGLAVANTLAAIENGARQAEVTINGIGERAGNTSLEELVMTLNTRPTYLPVTTAIETTRIYRISRLVSMITGMPVQPNKAIVGANAFAHEAGIHQHGVLANPMTYEIMKPETIGLTTSKLVMGKHSGKHALHKHLKTIGYDLSEEELKLVFKKFKELADKKKVVLDEDLEALVNEGVLRTADIYSLQYLHVTAGTTVLPTATVKMLINGAEAFCTGSGNGPIDATFNAISELTQTQSSLLRFSVNALTGGTDAQGEVTVRLKEDEIIALGRGADPDIITASAYAYINGLNRLEYLKENPARTSEAL; encoded by the coding sequence ATGAAGGAAAAGGTATACATATTGGACACCACCCTGCGCGACGGGGAACAGTCGCCCGGGGCAAGCATGAACACCGCCGAAAAGGTCCGCCTGGCCACCCAGCTGGAAAAACTGGGGGTGGATGCCATAGAAGCCGGGTTTCCCGCGGCTTCAGAGGGCGATTTCGAGGCAGTGGCCGAAGTGGCCAGGAAAGTGAGCAACTCGGAAATCGTGGCCCTGGCCCGGGCCTCGGTGCATGACATTGACCGGGCCTGGAAAGCGGTGGGCCATGCAGCCAAACCCCGCATTCATACGTTTCTGGCCACCTCGGATATTCACATGCAGTACAAACTGAACATGTCCCGGGACGAGGTGCTCAAAAGCGCTGTGGACGCAGTCAAGTACGCATGCTCATTTACCGATAATGTGGAATTTTCCGCAGAAGACGGCTCCAGAAGTGATCCCGATTTTCTGTGCCAGGTCTTTGAAGCCGTCATCAATGCCGGGGCAAAGGTGATCAACCTGCCCGATACAGTGGGCTATGCCGTGCCCCACGAATTCGGCGAACTTGTGGCTTACGTGCGCAAAAACACTCCCGGTATTGACAAAGTGATTTTAAGCGTTCACTGCCACAACGACCTGGGCCTGGCGGTTGCCAACACACTGGCAGCCATTGAAAACGGGGCCCGGCAGGCAGAGGTCACCATCAACGGCATTGGCGAGCGGGCCGGCAACACGTCTTTGGAAGAGCTGGTCATGACGTTAAACACCCGGCCCACTTACCTGCCGGTGACAACAGCCATTGAAACCACGCGCATCTACCGGATCAGCCGGCTGGTGAGCATGATCACAGGTATGCCGGTTCAGCCCAACAAGGCCATTGTGGGGGCCAACGCCTTTGCCCACGAAGCCGGCATTCATCAGCATGGGGTCCTGGCCAATCCCATGACCTACGAGATCATGAAGCCCGAGACAATCGGCCTGACCACCAGCAAGCTGGTCATGGGCAAGCACTCGGGCAAGCACGCCCTGCACAAACATTTGAAAACCATCGGCTATGATCTTTCCGAAGAAGAACTCAAGCTGGTGTTCAAAAAATTCAAGGAACTGGCGGACAAGAAAAAGGTGGTGCTTGACGAGGATCTCGAGGCCCTGGTCAATGAAGGCGTGTTGCGCACGGCAGACATTTATTCCCTGCAGTATCTGCATGTCACCGCAGGCACCACGGTGCTGCCCACGGCCACGGTGAAAATGCTGATCAACGGCGCGGAAGCCTTTTGCACCGGCAGCGGAAACGGCCCCATTGACGCGACGTTTAACGCCATATCCGAGCTAACCCAAACCCAATCCTCGCTTCTGCGCTTTTCTGTCAATGCCCTGACCGGGGGCACGGACGCCCAGGGAGAAGTGACAGTGCGGCTCAAGGAAGATGAAATCATTGCCCTGGGCCGGGGGGCGGACCCCGACATTATCACCGCCAGTGCATACGCCTATATCAATGGACTAAACCGGCTGGAATATCTAAAGGAAAACCCGGCACGCACATCCGAAGCGCTTTAA